Proteins encoded by one window of Ovis canadensis isolate MfBH-ARS-UI-01 breed Bighorn chromosome 14, ARS-UI_OviCan_v2, whole genome shotgun sequence:
- the LOC138419231 gene encoding zinc finger protein 665-like isoform X2, giving the protein MPGRPESCEIKHFHLWESQENMCDFECQRGDDKRNYKGTPVSFNGNVPDGRDLHDGKNAGIKPFGNRLGFKSQDKLQIFQTGGIISEHNEVERSVNNSFSFSPVQRIPPCVQTSVSNIYGNDFMNPSVVSQDLKAHREKPYKCDECGKAFHVKSILLSHQKIHTGEKPYKCDECGKAFRVKSILLSHQTVHTGQKPYKCDECGKAFTDSSNLRRHQKIHTGQKLFKCDICDKVFSQNANLAGHQRVHTGEKPYRCDECGKHFRQPSQFRCHKRLHTGEKPYKCDECGKAFTHRSNLRRHKKIHIGKKLFKCDICDKVFSRNAHLAGHQRVHTGEKPYKCDECGKAFRVKSTLLIHQTVHTGEKPYKCDECGKAFTHSSNLRRHKKIHIGKKLFKCDICDKVFSRNANLAVHQRVHTGEKPYKCNECGKHYSHSSQLISHKRLHTGEKPYRCDECGKAFRVKTFLLSHQTVHTGEKPYKCDECGMAFRQKSTLLRHQTVHTGEKPYKCDECGKTFRVKAFLLSHQTVHTGEKPYKCDKCGKTFRVKSILLSHQTVHTGQKPYKCDECGKHFSQPSQFISHKRFHTGEKPYKCDECGKAFCVKSILVRHKTIHTGEKPYKCYECGKAFHVKSILLSHQTVHTGDKPYKCDECGKAFTESSHLRRHQKIHTGNKLFKCDICDKVFSRNAHLAGHQRVHTGQKPYKCNECGKHFSQPSHFISHMRFHTGEKPYKCDECGRVSGQKPHLQLHWRIHTGERPFRCDECGKSFSQNSHLTSHCTIHIEKAFKCFKCGKSFTQVSALTKHQKIHT; this is encoded by the coding sequence ATGCCGGGAAGACCTGAAAGCTGTGAAATCAAACATTTTCATCTTTGGGAAAGTCAGGAAAATATGTGTGACTTTGAGTGTCAGCGGGGAGATGACAAAAGAAATTACAAAGGGACACCTGTAAGCTTTAATGGAAATGTGCCTGATGGAAGAGATTTGCATGATGGAAAGAATGCAGGAATCAAGCCCTTTGGAAACAGGCTTGGATTTAAGTCTCAAGATAAACTGCAGATATTTCAAACTGGCGGGATAATTTCTGAACATAATGAAGTTGAGAGGTCTGTCAACAACAGTTTCTCATTTTCACCAGTTCAAAGAATTCCTCCTTGTGTCCAAACCAGTGTTTCTAATATATATGGGAATGATTTTATGAATCCTTCAGTAGTATCGCAAGACCTCAAAGCACACAGGgaaaaaccttacaaatgtgatgagtgtggcaaggcctttcatGTAAAGTCAatccttttaagtcatcagaaaattcatactggagagaaaccttacaaatgtgatgagtgtggcaaggcctttcgtgtaaagtcaatccttttaagtcatcagacagttcatactggacagaaaccttacaaatgtgatgagtgtggcaaggcctttaccGACAGCTCAAACCTCAGGAGACATCAGAAAATTCATACAGgacagaaattatttaaatgtgatatatgtgacAAAGTCTTCAGCCAAAATGCAAACCTTGCTGGTCATCAGagggttcatactggagagaaaccttacagatgtgatgagtgtggcaagcaCTTTAGGCAACCTTCACAGTTCAGATGTCATAAGAGAttacatactggagagaaaccttacaaatgtgatgagtgtggcaaggcctttactCACAGGTCAAacctcaggagacataagaaaattcatataggaaagaaattatttaaatgtgatatatgtgacAAAGTCTTCAGCCGAAATGCACACCTTGCTGGTCATCAGagggttcatactggagagaaaccttacaaatgtgatgagtgtggcaaggcctttcgtgtaaagtcaacccttttaattcatcagacagttcatactggagagaaaccttacaaatgtgatgagtgtggcaaggcctttactCACAGCTCAAacctcaggagacataagaaaattcatataggaaaaaaattatttaaatgtgatatatgtgacAAAGTCTTCAGCCGAAATGCAAACCTTGCTGTTCATCAGagggttcatactggagagaaaccttacaaatgtaacGAGTGTGGCAAGCACTATAGTCACTCTTCACAGTTAATAAGTCATAAGAgacttcatactggagagaaaccttacagatgtgatgagtgtggcaaggcctttcgtgtTAAAACCttccttttaagtcatcagacagttcatactggtgagaaaccttacaaatgtgatgagtgtggcatgGCCTTTCGTCAAAAGTCAACGCTTTTaaggcatcagacagttcatactggagagaaaccttacaaatgtgatgagtgtggcaagacCTTTCGTGTTAAAGCCttccttttaagtcatcagacagttcatactggtgagaaaccttacaaatgtgataaGTGTGGCAAGACCTTTCGTGTAAAGTCAatccttttaagtcatcagacagttcatactggacagaaaccttacaaatgtgatgagtgtggcaagcaCTTTAGTCAGCCTTCACAGTTCATAAGTCATAAGAGatttcatactggagagaaaccttacaaatgtgatgagtgtggcaaggccttttgtGTAAAGTCAATCCTTGTAAGGCATAAAacaattcatactggagagaaaccttacaaatgttaTGAGTGTGGCAAGGCATTTCATGTAAAGTCAatccttttaagtcatcagacagttcatactggtgaCAAACCTTATAAATGTGATgaatgtggcaaggcctttactGAGAGCTCACACCTCAGGAGACATCAGAAAATTCATacaggaaataaattatttaaatgtgatatatgtgacAAAGTCTTCAGCCGAAATGCACACCTTGCTGGTCATCAGAGGGTTCATACTGGacagaaaccttacaaatgtaatgAGTGTGGCAAGCACTTTAGTCAACCTTCACATTTCATAAGTCATATGAGatttcatactggagagaaaccttacaaatgtgatgagtgtggaaGAGTCTCTGGTCAAAAACCACATCTTCAACTTCAttggagaattcatactggagagagacCTTTCagatgtgatgagtgtggcaagtcCTTCAGTCAAAATTCACACCTTACAAGTCATTGCACAATACATATAGAGAAAGCTTTCAAATGTTTCAAGTGTGGAAAATCCTTTACTCAGGTCTCAGCACTCACTAAACATCAGAAAATCCATACATGA
- the LOC138419231 gene encoding zinc finger protein 665-like isoform X1, whose product MALCQERLTSEDVAIKFTQEEWEFLGPAQRALYRDVMLETYRNLLCVDISPTYVIKHLQPKANSDKQETFQTLMPGRPESCEIKHFHLWESQENMCDFECQRGDDKRNYKGTPVSFNGNVPDGRDLHDGKNAGIKPFGNRLGFKSQDKLQIFQTGGIISEHNEVERSVNNSFSFSPVQRIPPCVQTSVSNIYGNDFMNPSVVSQDLKAHREKPYKCDECGKAFHVKSILLSHQKIHTGEKPYKCDECGKAFRVKSILLSHQTVHTGQKPYKCDECGKAFTDSSNLRRHQKIHTGQKLFKCDICDKVFSQNANLAGHQRVHTGEKPYRCDECGKHFRQPSQFRCHKRLHTGEKPYKCDECGKAFTHRSNLRRHKKIHIGKKLFKCDICDKVFSRNAHLAGHQRVHTGEKPYKCDECGKAFRVKSTLLIHQTVHTGEKPYKCDECGKAFTHSSNLRRHKKIHIGKKLFKCDICDKVFSRNANLAVHQRVHTGEKPYKCNECGKHYSHSSQLISHKRLHTGEKPYRCDECGKAFRVKTFLLSHQTVHTGEKPYKCDECGMAFRQKSTLLRHQTVHTGEKPYKCDECGKTFRVKAFLLSHQTVHTGEKPYKCDKCGKTFRVKSILLSHQTVHTGQKPYKCDECGKHFSQPSQFISHKRFHTGEKPYKCDECGKAFCVKSILVRHKTIHTGEKPYKCYECGKAFHVKSILLSHQTVHTGDKPYKCDECGKAFTESSHLRRHQKIHTGNKLFKCDICDKVFSRNAHLAGHQRVHTGQKPYKCNECGKHFSQPSHFISHMRFHTGEKPYKCDECGRVSGQKPHLQLHWRIHTGERPFRCDECGKSFSQNSHLTSHCTIHIEKAFKCFKCGKSFTQVSALTKHQKIHT is encoded by the exons GAACGACTGACCTCTGAGGATGTGGCCATCAAATTTACTCAGGAGGAGTGGGAATTCCTGGGTCCTGCTCAGAGGGCCTTGTACAGGgatgtgatgctggagacctACAGGAACCTGCTGTGTGTGG ATATCTCTCCTACATATGTGATCAAGCATTTGCAACCCAAAGCGAACAGTGATAAACAAGAAACATTCCAAACATTGATGCCGGGAAGACCTGAAAGCTGTGAAATCAAACATTTTCATCTTTGGGAAAGTCAGGAAAATATGTGTGACTTTGAGTGTCAGCGGGGAGATGACAAAAGAAATTACAAAGGGACACCTGTAAGCTTTAATGGAAATGTGCCTGATGGAAGAGATTTGCATGATGGAAAGAATGCAGGAATCAAGCCCTTTGGAAACAGGCTTGGATTTAAGTCTCAAGATAAACTGCAGATATTTCAAACTGGCGGGATAATTTCTGAACATAATGAAGTTGAGAGGTCTGTCAACAACAGTTTCTCATTTTCACCAGTTCAAAGAATTCCTCCTTGTGTCCAAACCAGTGTTTCTAATATATATGGGAATGATTTTATGAATCCTTCAGTAGTATCGCAAGACCTCAAAGCACACAGGgaaaaaccttacaaatgtgatgagtgtggcaaggcctttcatGTAAAGTCAatccttttaagtcatcagaaaattcatactggagagaaaccttacaaatgtgatgagtgtggcaaggcctttcgtgtaaagtcaatccttttaagtcatcagacagttcatactggacagaaaccttacaaatgtgatgagtgtggcaaggcctttaccGACAGCTCAAACCTCAGGAGACATCAGAAAATTCATACAGgacagaaattatttaaatgtgatatatgtgacAAAGTCTTCAGCCAAAATGCAAACCTTGCTGGTCATCAGagggttcatactggagagaaaccttacagatgtgatgagtgtggcaagcaCTTTAGGCAACCTTCACAGTTCAGATGTCATAAGAGAttacatactggagagaaaccttacaaatgtgatgagtgtggcaaggcctttactCACAGGTCAAacctcaggagacataagaaaattcatataggaaagaaattatttaaatgtgatatatgtgacAAAGTCTTCAGCCGAAATGCACACCTTGCTGGTCATCAGagggttcatactggagagaaaccttacaaatgtgatgagtgtggcaaggcctttcgtgtaaagtcaacccttttaattcatcagacagttcatactggagagaaaccttacaaatgtgatgagtgtggcaaggcctttactCACAGCTCAAacctcaggagacataagaaaattcatataggaaaaaaattatttaaatgtgatatatgtgacAAAGTCTTCAGCCGAAATGCAAACCTTGCTGTTCATCAGagggttcatactggagagaaaccttacaaatgtaacGAGTGTGGCAAGCACTATAGTCACTCTTCACAGTTAATAAGTCATAAGAgacttcatactggagagaaaccttacagatgtgatgagtgtggcaaggcctttcgtgtTAAAACCttccttttaagtcatcagacagttcatactggtgagaaaccttacaaatgtgatgagtgtggcatgGCCTTTCGTCAAAAGTCAACGCTTTTaaggcatcagacagttcatactggagagaaaccttacaaatgtgatgagtgtggcaagacCTTTCGTGTTAAAGCCttccttttaagtcatcagacagttcatactggtgagaaaccttacaaatgtgataaGTGTGGCAAGACCTTTCGTGTAAAGTCAatccttttaagtcatcagacagttcatactggacagaaaccttacaaatgtgatgagtgtggcaagcaCTTTAGTCAGCCTTCACAGTTCATAAGTCATAAGAGatttcatactggagagaaaccttacaaatgtgatgagtgtggcaaggccttttgtGTAAAGTCAATCCTTGTAAGGCATAAAacaattcatactggagagaaaccttacaaatgttaTGAGTGTGGCAAGGCATTTCATGTAAAGTCAatccttttaagtcatcagacagttcatactggtgaCAAACCTTATAAATGTGATgaatgtggcaaggcctttactGAGAGCTCACACCTCAGGAGACATCAGAAAATTCATacaggaaataaattatttaaatgtgatatatgtgacAAAGTCTTCAGCCGAAATGCACACCTTGCTGGTCATCAGAGGGTTCATACTGGacagaaaccttacaaatgtaatgAGTGTGGCAAGCACTTTAGTCAACCTTCACATTTCATAAGTCATATGAGatttcatactggagagaaaccttacaaatgtgatgagtgtggaaGAGTCTCTGGTCAAAAACCACATCTTCAACTTCAttggagaattcatactggagagagacCTTTCagatgtgatgagtgtggcaagtcCTTCAGTCAAAATTCACACCTTACAAGTCATTGCACAATACATATAGAGAAAGCTTTCAAATGTTTCAAGTGTGGAAAATCCTTTACTCAGGTCTCAGCACTCACTAAACATCAGAAAATCCATACATGA